The genomic DNA AATTGTATTAACTGCGATACGAACGTCTTTACTAACAGACTTTCTTTGAACTGCTTTCTTTTTTTCTTTAACTTCTGGATGTAATAGCTGCTGAATTCTCGCTTCAAGCTGTTTCACGTTTAAGTTTTGTTCAATTACTTCTTGATAAATGAGTAACTGCAACTCGGGATCTTTCAGTGCGATTAAAGCACGTGCATGTCGTTCAGACAATTCCTTCGCCATAATAGCTGTTTTTATTTCTTCTGGTAGCTTTAACAGACGTAATTTATTGGCAATGGTTGACTGACCTTTTCCCAGTCTTTGTGCTAATGCTTCTTGTGTTAGCGCATGAAGTTCAAGCAATTTCTCATATGCATAAGCCTCTTCAATTGCTGTCAATTCTTCACGTTGTAAATTTTCGATTAAAGCAATCGATGCTGTTTCCTTATCATCGAGTTCTCGAATAATTGCTGGAACTTCCGTCCAACCAAGCTTTTTCATTGCACGGTATCTTCGTTCCCCTGCAATAATTTCATAACCGTCATCATCGGTTTTTCTGATGACAATCGGTTGAATAATACCATGTGTATGGATTGTTCGAGCAAGCTCTTCAATTTTTTCTTCCACGAAAACTGTACGCGGTTGATATTTATTAGGTTTTATCGATTCTATTTTCACTTGTTGTATTTTTTCGTGATGGTCACTTTCGTTATCTAACGGACTTATTTCTTTCTCTCCGCCTCCAAAAAATCGTGAAAAAGGACTTTTCATTCCCGGCACCACCTTTTCAAGACTGCTCACTATTTCACAAATATCATTATAAGGCTAGTATATCTTGTTTATTGTTCCACGTGAAACGTTTTACTGAATTGGTGATTTGTTTGGGACACCAGGTTTACGTGGATACTTTTTAGGAGTTTTTTTATCTTTATCAAAAACAAAAATGCTTCGTTCACTGTTTTCTACTGGTAATGTGAATGCGTGCTCTTCCTTGAAGACAGCACCGAGAACGGCAAGTGCTTTTTTAGCGTCTGCTAATTCATCCTCCGCTGCGGCGCCTTTCATGGCGACAAAGATTCCACCTTGTTTAACGAGTGGTACACATAATTCTGACAAAACTGATAGGCGCGCTACTGCACGCGCGGTCACAAGGTCGAAATTTTCACGATAAGCTAGATTTTGTCCGAAGTCTTCTGCTCTTGCATGTACAAATTGAACGTTGTCAAGTTGTAACTCTTCTGCTAGATTAGTAAGAAAACCGATTCGCTTATTTAGTGAGTCAACGATTGTAACCTCCAGTTCTGGAAAACAAATCTTCAAAGGGATACTTGGAAATCCTGCACCCGCACCAACATCACAAATTGTTTTGCGGCCTGAAAAATCCACATAAAAAGCAGCAGAAATTGAATCATAGAAGTGTTTTAAGTACACTGACGGTGCATCTGTGATTGCAGTCAGATTCATTTTTTCATTCCACTCTACTAACAGCTCAAAATATTGACGAAACTGCTTTTGTTGTTTGTCACTCAATTCAATTCCTTGTTCTTTCAATGCTTGTACAAATTGCTCTTCAGTCAATTAAAATCCTCCTTAATCAAACAACACTGCAACTTCAATCTCCTGTAGACCTAAAAACTGATGCGGACATCAAATCCACATCAGTTTAACTTGACTCAGCAGAAGTCCCCCCTGTTTCTCTTTAATGACGGGATGAATGCCAAATTGCATTTCAATCAGAGGGGCTAAACTCCCTGCTGATTAGGGGAACTTAGGCTAAGGTCGCCGCGTCCTGCAGCAATGCCTAAGTAATCAACTTCCTGTTGACCCAAGCCTCCGGCGTAATTGATAGATCTCACCCCGAAATCTTCGCGATTTTTCCTTGTTCTATATACACAAGAAGAATAGATATATCAGCTGGATTCACGCCAGATATACGCGATGCTTGCGCAATCGATAATGGTCGTACTTCGTTTAGCATGCTTTTTGCTTCAGTTGCAATTCCGGATATTGCATTATAATCAATATTATGGGGAATCTTTTTGTTCTCCATCTTCTTCATTTTTTCTACTTGTTGCATTGATTTCTCAATATAGCCTTCGTATTTAAAGAAGATTTCAACTTGCTCTTCCACTTCTTCAGTTTGTTTTTCCGTTGGTGGAACGATTCGTGCAACTTGACTATATTTCATTTCAGGACGCTTCAAAAGATCCGCTGCTTTCATCGGTTCTCTCAGTTCCGTACCATTGGATTCACGGATCACTTCCTGAACATGCTCTTCCGGTTTGATGGTTACTTTGCGTAATCGACTAATCTCTTCGTCAATTTGCTGCTTTTTCAAAGTATAGGCTGTATAACGCTCTTCACTAATCATTCCAAGCTCATAGCCTATTTCTGTTAAGCGTAAGTCGGCATTGTCGTGACGCAGTAACAGACGGTATTCTGCACGAGACGTCAACAATCGATACGGTTCGCTCGTTCCTTTTGTGACAAGATCGTCAATCAGTACACCAATGTACGCATCCGCACGCCCTAAGACACGCTCTGGCTTTCCTAGAACACGTGACGCGGCATTAATACCTGCCATAATCCCTTGTGCAGCCGCCTCTTCATAACCCGATGTACCATTCAGCTGACCAGCTGTGTACAAGTTACGAATTTTTTTCGTTTCAAGCGTTGGCCAAAGTTGCGTTGGAACAATTGCATCATATTCAATAGCATAACCTGCGCGCATCATTTCCGCTTTCTCTAGTCCTGGTACACTTTCAATTAACTGTCTTTGGACATGTTCAGGTAAGCTCGTTGATAATCCTTGAACATAGACTTCTCGCGTATTTCGTCCTTCTGGTTCAAGAAAAATTTGATGGCGTGATTTATCAGCAAATCGTACAATCTTATCTTCAATCGATGGGCAATAACGCGGCCCTTTTCCTTTAATTACCCCGGAATACATCGGTGATAAATGAAGATTTTCGTTGATAATTTCATGTGTTCTTGGTGATGTATATGTCAGCCAACATGGTAATTGATCCATGATAAATTCCGTCGTTTCAAAGCTGAAGGCACGTGGCACATCATCTCCAGGCTGAATTTCCGTTTGGCTATAATCAATCGTTTTACTATTAACACGTGGTGGTGTTCCTGTTTTGAAACGAACCATATCAAAACCTAGACTGCGGATATTATCTGCCAGTCCAATGGAAGGCATTTGGTTATTTGGACCACTTGAATACTTCAAATCGCCGATAATGATTTCACCGCGTAGGAATGTTCCTGTTGTAATAATGATTGTTTTTGCACGATAGACTGCACCAACTTGTGTAATCAATCCTTTTACTTCGTTGTCTTCTACGATTAGTTCCTCAACAACTCCTTGATGGAGCGTTAAATGATCTTGTTCTTCAAGAAGACGTTTCATTTCTTGTTGATAAAGGACTTTATCAGCCTGCGCACGAAGCGCACGCACAGCTGGTCCCTTTCCTGTATTTAACATCCGCATTTGGATATGTGTTTTGTCGATAACTTTCCCCATTGCACCGCCAAGTGCGTCGATTTCACGTACGACAATCCCTTTGGCAGGACCACCAAGCGACGGGTTACATGGCATAAAGGCAATCATATCAAGGTTCATTGTCAATACGAGTGTCGATGCACCCATTTTGGCTGCTGATAATGCCGCCTCAACGCCGGCATGACCAGCTCCAATGACAATAACATCGAACGTGCCTGCTTCAAATTTGGGCATGTTCTTCTATTCCTTCCTTCTAGAGGTTGTTCAAAAAGTCCGGTGAAAATTGAGGCCTACAGGAGGTAGGTCATGCAGTCGTTGCAACAGGACGTTGCGATCTTAGACTGCCTTCCTTCCTCGGCCCTTTTCATCCTCCTTTTTGAACACTCTTCAATTTTATTTTCCAAGGCAAAATTGAGCAAACAACTGATTAATTAAACTTTCTTGTACGGTATCCCCGATAATTTCACCGAGAATCTCCCATGTCCGCGTTACGTCGATTTGAATCATATCGACGGGCACGCCTGCTTCAGCTGCGCCAAGTGCGTCATCGATTGTTGCACGCGCTTGGTGTAGCAAAGCAATGTGTCTAGCATTTGATACGTATGTGAAATCACCCGACTCAATATTTCCTTCAAAAAAGAGTCCAGCAATCGCTTCTTCTAATTCATCGACCCCTTCATCTTTCAAAAGGGAGGTGGTGACAACTTTTCCGTCTCCGGCGAGTTCTATCACTTTTTGCATATCAATCTTTTGAGGAAGATCTGTTTTGTTAATGACAACGATAAAATCCATCCCTGATACAGCCTCAAAAAGACGTTCATCTTCCACTGTGAGTTCCTCAGCACTGTTAAGAACGAGCAGCAGTAAATCGGCTTCCTTCAATACTTGTCTCGACCTTTCAACACCAATTCGTTCAACAATGTCTTCTGTTTCACGAATTCCTGCTGTGTCAACAAGTCGAAGCGGCACACCCCGAACATTGACATACTCCTCAATAATATCACGCGTCGTCCCTGCTATGTCAGTAACAATTGCTTTATTTTCTTGTACAAGACTATTTAATAATGACGACTTTCCTACGTTTGGCCTACCTACAATGACTGTTGATAGCCCTTCTCGAAGGATCTTCCCTTGAGATGAAGTACGTAACAGCTTGTCGATTTCGTTTTTCACCCATGTACTTTTTTCAATCATTAACGGAATTGTCATTTCTTCGACATCGTCATACTCTGGATAATCGATATTCACTTCCACTTGCGCCAATGTTTCAAGAAGCGCTTGGCGTAATTCACCGATTAGTCGCGAAAGTTTTCCTTCCATCTGATTCAAAGCAACATTCATGGCACGATCCGTCTTTGCACGAATGAGATCCATAACCGCCTCTGCCTGAGATAAGTCAATTCGACCATTCAAAAATGCACGTTTTGTAAATTCACCCGGTTCTGCAAGACGAGCTCCCTCTTTTAAGACGAGCTGGAGCACTCGATTCACAGCAACAAGCCCACCGTGGCAATTAATCTCCACTACATCTTCGCGTGTAAATGTTTTTGGTGCCTTCATAAGTGACACCATTACTTCTTCGACAATTTCACCTGAAGCAGGATTTGTCAAATGACCATAATGGATTGTATGTGATGATTCTTCATGTAATTTCTTTTCTGACGGAGAACGGAAAATCCGATCCGTTATTTGGATAGCCTCGTCCCCACTGAGCCTGACGATGGCAATTGCGCCTTCACCCATTGGAGTCGAAATGGCGGCTATTGTATCAAAATGCACGTTCTTCACCTTCCCAGCTTGGTTACCCACATGTGGATAACCTGATTTCGGACATGACTATCTAACATAGTATAATAACACAAAATGGCCCATTCTCCTAGCGTCGCATTTGCGGAAATTGTGGATAAGTAGCGACAACGCTTACAAACAAAGAAAAGATCCTGCCGAGACAAGAGATGTCTTCGCAGGATCTAGTTATCTTTATTCAGCAGAAGGTTGCCACCTCTATGGGTGACGAATGTTTGTAGTTTCATTTCCTGTTCAGTGGGTATTAAAACACCCGTTGAACAAAGATAAACCTTCGGTGGATATCCCAGATTTTTTCGAGCGTGCTCGAAAAAATCTGGACGCAATTATGCCGAGGCGTAATTGATACTTTTTTAGTTACCTTTTCAGTTATCTTATCGATTCAATGACAAGATAACGATGTGGATCTGCTCCTTCAGAATATGTCTCAATATCGAGTCGATTTGACAGAGCATTATGAATCACTTTTC from Sporosarcina sp. FSL K6-1522 includes the following:
- the noc gene encoding nucleoid occlusion protein — translated: MKSPFSRFFGGGEKEISPLDNESDHHEKIQQVKIESIKPNKYQPRTVFVEEKIEELARTIHTHGIIQPIVIRKTDDDGYEIIAGERRYRAMKKLGWTEVPAIIRELDDKETASIALIENLQREELTAIEEAYAYEKLLELHALTQEALAQRLGKGQSTIANKLRLLKLPEEIKTAIMAKELSERHARALIALKDPELQLLIYQEVIEQNLNVKQLEARIQQLLHPEVKEKKKAVQRKSVSKDVRIAVNTIRQSLVMVTKSGIDVKTEEEDSEDFYTITVKIPKKK
- the rsmG gene encoding 16S rRNA (guanine(527)-N(7))-methyltransferase RsmG; translation: MTEEQFVQALKEQGIELSDKQQKQFRQYFELLVEWNEKMNLTAITDAPSVYLKHFYDSISAAFYVDFSGRKTICDVGAGAGFPSIPLKICFPELEVTIVDSLNKRIGFLTNLAEELQLDNVQFVHARAEDFGQNLAYRENFDLVTARAVARLSVLSELCVPLVKQGGIFVAMKGAAAEDELADAKKALAVLGAVFKEEHAFTLPVENSERSIFVFDKDKKTPKKYPRKPGVPNKSPIQ
- the mnmG gene encoding tRNA uridine-5-carboxymethylaminomethyl(34) synthesis enzyme MnmG; translated protein: MPKFEAGTFDVIVIGAGHAGVEAALSAAKMGASTLVLTMNLDMIAFMPCNPSLGGPAKGIVVREIDALGGAMGKVIDKTHIQMRMLNTGKGPAVRALRAQADKVLYQQEMKRLLEEQDHLTLHQGVVEELIVEDNEVKGLITQVGAVYRAKTIIITTGTFLRGEIIIGDLKYSSGPNNQMPSIGLADNIRSLGFDMVRFKTGTPPRVNSKTIDYSQTEIQPGDDVPRAFSFETTEFIMDQLPCWLTYTSPRTHEIINENLHLSPMYSGVIKGKGPRYCPSIEDKIVRFADKSRHQIFLEPEGRNTREVYVQGLSTSLPEHVQRQLIESVPGLEKAEMMRAGYAIEYDAIVPTQLWPTLETKKIRNLYTAGQLNGTSGYEEAAAQGIMAGINAASRVLGKPERVLGRADAYIGVLIDDLVTKGTSEPYRLLTSRAEYRLLLRHDNADLRLTEIGYELGMISEERYTAYTLKKQQIDEEISRLRKVTIKPEEHVQEVIRESNGTELREPMKAADLLKRPEMKYSQVARIVPPTEKQTEEVEEQVEIFFKYEGYIEKSMQQVEKMKKMENKKIPHNIDYNAISGIATEAKSMLNEVRPLSIAQASRISGVNPADISILLVYIEQGKIAKISG
- the mnmE gene encoding tRNA uridine-5-carboxymethylaminomethyl(34) synthesis GTPase MnmE — its product is MHFDTIAAISTPMGEGAIAIVRLSGDEAIQITDRIFRSPSEKKLHEESSHTIHYGHLTNPASGEIVEEVMVSLMKAPKTFTREDVVEINCHGGLVAVNRVLQLVLKEGARLAEPGEFTKRAFLNGRIDLSQAEAVMDLIRAKTDRAMNVALNQMEGKLSRLIGELRQALLETLAQVEVNIDYPEYDDVEEMTIPLMIEKSTWVKNEIDKLLRTSSQGKILREGLSTVIVGRPNVGKSSLLNSLVQENKAIVTDIAGTTRDIIEEYVNVRGVPLRLVDTAGIRETEDIVERIGVERSRQVLKEADLLLLVLNSAEELTVEDERLFEAVSGMDFIVVINKTDLPQKIDMQKVIELAGDGKVVTTSLLKDEGVDELEEAIAGLFFEGNIESGDFTYVSNARHIALLHQARATIDDALGAAEAGVPVDMIQIDVTRTWEILGEIIGDTVQESLINQLFAQFCLGK